Sequence from the Zeugodacus cucurbitae isolate PBARC_wt_2022May chromosome 2, idZeuCucr1.2, whole genome shotgun sequence genome:
taataatattaattcggAAGTTATAAGTGTAATTTGTGCTCCTGCAGAAGCTGCATACAATCATAATGGATATCGACAACACTCTACTGCTGCCTAATAGCGAGCACAAATCAGATATAAAGACACCATTTCTAATTGGAGTGGCTGGTGGAACTGCCAGTGGAAAAGTGAGTATACCTAAGTAACAATTGGTGCTAGTGTCCTCATATGGGGCACGACATATTATTTATCTGGTGAAAACGCATTAAAAGTTTGTGAAATAGTTTATACAACAGCGTAGAATGTTGTACTAGgcagtgtatatacatatgtatatggatgcaTGTGTGTGGTCTTATTTGATAATTGAACTGAAAGTAAACCAGATAGTAGGAAGCGAAATCTTTACAAACACTAGGGCTTCCTCAGTTCATAATAATCTTGTCTTACTCAAACCAATTTTGTagcttttcaattgaaatttaatgtttatattaaaattgtttacttgcaGTCAACAGTATGCAAAAAAATCATGATACAGCTGGGTCAAGCCGACATGGATCAAGCACAACGACAAGTACAGTATATAAACCATCAGGAAGTGTATCTCATACTGATATTGGTCTTTTTTGTGTTTAGGTTGTCACAATAAGCCAAGATAGCTTCTATCGTGAGTTAACGCCCGCTGAGAAAGCCAAAGCGAGGAAGGGTCTCTTCAATTTCGATCATCCAGACGCATTCAATGAAAATTTGATGTACGATACATTGCAGGAGATATTAAAGGGCAGAATAGTTAAAGTGCCCTGCTATGATTATCGCACAAATTCGCTGTAagctaatttattaattatcggTGCTGCATTGAGTACTACATACTTATATTAATAATGACTTTATATCTCTTTAATGACAGTGATCACGAGAATAAACTAACTATATATCCGGCTGATGTGGTATTATTCGAAGGTatacttgtattttatttcCCCAAAATACGCGACCTCTTTCACATGAAACTCTTCGTGGATACAGACTCTGATACACGCTTGGCGCGAAGAGGTAACACccccttaattaaaaaaattaatacttataTAACATATCTTTTGTAAACAACTATATAGTGCCGCGTGATATCAATGAACGTGGGCGTGATTTGGACGCAGTGCTGACTCAGTATATGACATTTGTTAAGCCTGCTTTTGAGGAATTTTGCTCACCGGTAAGTAATTTGGAAGCAGCGTACATTGACACGCACCAATATTTACCCACACAATTCacacttatttataatatttgttttttttctcatttctagACTAAGAAATTCGCAGATGTAATTATACCGCGAGGCGCTGATAACACGGGTAagtaatgttttattttgtctggttttgttgttgtactcgtttacttttttgattattttcttatttatgccaagtatttgacaattgataacagtcatactatgtatatatatacattgtatgtatgtatatgtagcatTTAGTTGCGCTTCTTCAGTTGTTACTATGTTACTTtatgaaattactaaaagatTACGTAGTTTGTTATTATGCTAATTTTAACCTGTTCCTTAAaggcttttattaatattattcgcaaaaacaacacacacacggcTATTTTTCTAGGTTatctatacaaaaaaaaattaaaaaaaagtaaatattgtgGTATCAGCAAACGCAATACAAAGTCGGCGCAGTGTCGTACTGCAACACAATCAAGCACAGCGTCCTCGTCAATATCTTCCTCATCATTTGTTACCTGCAGTGGCGATTCACTCTCATCACACTCCTCGAGTTTCCTCGACAGCATAACCAGTCCAAGTTATTTGACTAGTTTCGTGCCCGCTATGTCCGAGCTAAATAGCCTGACGCTCGAATCCGATGGCGAATCACTGCATCTTTCGGATCCCTGCAACAGTCCTTTGCAAGACAAATACGACAGACTCTTTGGCACTGGCGCTTTGAATACCCGCACGTCGGCAGAACAAACAATTTTAGGTGATATCGACACGCCGCTTGAGTTGAGCTTACAATTCCTTGGTACAACGCCTGGTCCACTCGACTTTTCGCTGGAGCAGCCGCCGACGACATGCATTAGTCCGCTAGTGGCTTTGGACTCATTCAATCCGTTTAGCGATTTTCTGCATGATTATCCAGAACAGGCATCATTGGACCTGTTTCTAACATAACACCATCGTTCAGTGGGACCTTTCGCCTTACATTTTACTAGTATCTAACTTAGTTCGAATTTGCTTCAAATGCTCCAGTGAGCTTTATCACTATTCACATTTCACGTGGCCATCACTAGTATTTCACATTATTTTCTTacaacataatttaatattcgttgcttattttaataaaaaaaattcatacatatataatgcattTAATCAAACAGTACTGAACGAGTGCGTGTTGAACTCAAATacttacttgagtaaaaaattatcTGTAATAATGCATTACTCTTACATCGCTATTTTATGGAGTTGACTGtactttttaactattttttgtatttttttatcctCTTTAAGAAATTAAGTTAACACTTTGAgattgtttttgtatgttagGTAAAAGAAGATTATTGTAAACATTTtctatggaaatatttattttttattaacaaaatattctttataattgttgattttttattaatataatatatacacaagaTATTAAAGCAGACAAAAATGTCACAAAATGTTTTAACACAAAtactaaaatttcaagaaaaataaataaatgcaacaaaaagacaacaacaagaaataaacttcttgtcttgactttgatttaaattgttataatattatatacagtggaactgctctaactcgaatcaccataatccgcaaaaaaacttcgaattagagagacttcgagttatagacattttcattaaaatgtacatttttcaaaaaactgtaaaatatagatttatgtacagttttatttaaatgcgttaaaacatgtattttataattttgtttgttgctatgTTACTGGTGATGAATGTAGCTTTTCATTGGTGAAAGTATTCtttaaatcggcacagtagttttagagtttattcattacaaacatacatacaaatgtttcctctttataattgtAGTATAGatagataaatatttgtagagagagagaaaaaataaaatataataaaatcacaattCGGAAGCTTCTTCACAAAGGCTCTGTTTATTGTCTACATACATCGAAATTAACGACTGATTTACCGTTACACTATTAAAGACTTATAACAAGAAGAGCCTTCCCCGCACCAAGTCTCTGTTGTCTTTAAAGTTTCTTATCAACCGTTTCTTTCAACCGCTTCATGATAATCGCATTTACAACTATTGAACATAATacagtatttcaaaaaaatccacCGAACGAAGATTCCAATTACAAGTAAGCGATGAATTGGCAACGGACTCAATTTAGtttaaacaatatacatatactaaggAAAGCATAACCGCGCGAAATATCTTTCCATATATAATCGAACAATCCAATACAAACTTCCCATTGGAACCACATCATTTGAGTACTGTTGATTACTTTATTCAATTGAGACTGAAACTCTCCACCGGTTGAGCCTTCAGATAGGCACGGATGACAAACTCAGCCGACTCCAATTTGTTGTTGCCTACACTtagtttttaatacatttaaacttAATTACAAGCTTTGAATAATATGTTTAGTTACCTCTTTTAACTCACTTAGAAGCAAGGAATCCCATACGTTTGGTTGAAAAGCCATTGTGCGGCTTCCTTCACAAAAAGTCACAAACGCTTACAATTCACACGATTGCAATTACTTCGATGCGTACATACACGATATTTTTCACCTTATtcaacaaaataaacgatttatatttaataaaagtaattaaactaaacattttcactcgcgaataaattttaaaagactTTTCCTCTAAAATTGACGCAGGAAACGGTAAATTGGCGCAATTGTACAGGGTTGCATatgccaaaaaataattatgctaaaatattttttgttaaacaattgAAAAATCGTTCAATGACAAATTATGCAAATGCTtacagaatttatttatttattcaaaagtaattcatatttatttatacaataaattttagtgtttctttaattttaatggaATGCTTTACAATTTAATGGGTAAAGTGGCAACAACCATAGTTGATGCTACCATCATCAATGTTCTTCTAGTATCGAAATAgcgaatttttattgctttcaaaaaGGTCCTAAAcactaaaattgtatattttttgtaatataaacatatatacattcttaAAGAGATTATTTCTGTATATGCAGTCTTTCATTTCATAATAGTTTTGATAtgcaatatttaatatacaaaatattcaaaatgggCAACACTGTGCGCAACAGCTGTTTTGATGTTTTACACAATGCGGttgtatgaataaaaaaaaaactgcaaagtTCTTGTCATaaagttaataatattaattcggAAGTTATAAGTGTAATTTGTGCTCCTGCAGAAGCTGCATACAATCATAATGGATATCGACAACACTCTACTGCTGCCTAATAGCGAGCACAAATCAGATATAAAGACACCATTTCTAATTGGAGTGGCTGGTGGAACTGCCAGTGGAAAAGTGAGTATACCTAAGTAACAATTGGTGCTAGTGTCCTCATATGGGGCACGACATATTATTTATCTGGTGAAAACGCATTAAAAGTTTGTGAAATAGTTTATACAACAGCGTAGAATGTTGTACTAGgcagtgtatatacatatgtatatggatgcaTGTGTGTGGTCTTATTTGATAATTGAACTGAAAGTAAACCAGATAGTAGGAAGCGAAATCTTTACAAACACTAGGGCTTCCTCAGTTCATAATAATCTTGTCTTACTCAAACCAATTTTGTagcttttcaattgaaatttaatgtttatattaaaattgtttacttgcaGTCAACAGTATGCAA
This genomic interval carries:
- the LOC128921599 gene encoding uridine-cytidine kinase-like, which gives rise to MDIDNTLLLPNSEHKSDIKTPFLIGVAGGTASGKSTVCKKIMIQLGQADMDQAQRQVVTISQDSFYRELTPAEKAKARKGLFNFDHPDAFNENLMYDTLQEILKGRIVKVPCYDYRTNSLDHENKLTIYPADVVLFEGILVFYFPKIRDLFHMKLFVDTDSDTRLARRVPRDINERGRDLDAVLTQYMTFVKPAFEEFCSPTKKFADVIIPRGADNTGK